One region of Rhodohalobacter mucosus genomic DNA includes:
- the pseG gene encoding UDP-2,4-diacetamido-2,4,6-trideoxy-beta-L-altropyranose hydrolase: MNQRVYIRTDGSTDIGLGHLVRCMSLAHMLKNDFSIHFFALEIPDSLKNEITQNGWEVNVVEKELDFVNELTGDEIVVLDGYQFDSDCQKQIKGKECKLVCIDDFHQGHFYADLVINHAPGVIKDDYEGEPYTKYLLGPDYALLRPEFLGSNSRAENNSKGIKYIFVCFGGSDNKNLTSKILSWLPSKNYSVTAVLGNAYLHQDELNKVIKKREDLKVIVKKSLSAKEMKLELEHSDFAIVPASGILFEVISTKLPAMSGYYIDNQKRIYDGFKALGCIIDAINFSKEHFHKAMHSIDDKSLALIRENQNRAIDGMSMNRINEEFKNLASICL, translated from the coding sequence ATGAATCAGAGGGTATACATACGAACTGATGGAAGTACTGATATAGGATTAGGCCATTTGGTACGGTGTATGTCACTTGCTCATATGCTCAAAAATGATTTTTCTATTCATTTCTTTGCATTAGAAATTCCAGATTCTCTTAAAAATGAGATCACTCAAAATGGCTGGGAAGTGAATGTTGTAGAGAAAGAATTAGATTTTGTGAATGAGCTTACCGGAGATGAAATCGTGGTACTCGATGGATACCAATTTGATTCTGATTGTCAGAAGCAAATAAAGGGTAAAGAATGCAAATTGGTTTGTATTGATGATTTCCACCAAGGGCATTTCTATGCAGACTTAGTGATCAATCATGCACCTGGTGTAATTAAAGATGATTATGAGGGCGAGCCATACACAAAATATTTATTGGGTCCTGATTATGCTTTGCTTAGACCAGAGTTTCTTGGTAGTAACTCACGAGCAGAAAATAACTCGAAAGGTATAAAGTATATATTCGTCTGTTTTGGAGGCTCCGATAATAAAAACCTTACATCTAAGATTTTATCATGGCTTCCTTCAAAAAATTACTCGGTCACAGCTGTACTTGGTAATGCTTACCTACATCAAGATGAATTGAATAAAGTGATAAAGAAAAGAGAGGATCTAAAAGTTATTGTAAAAAAATCTTTGAGTGCAAAAGAGATGAAGCTTGAACTGGAACATTCAGATTTTGCGATAGTGCCTGCAAGCGGCATTCTATTTGAGGTGATTTCAACCAAGCTTCCTGCTATGTCAGGGTATTACATTGATAATCAAAAAAGAATATATGACGGATTTAAGGCTTTAGGGTGCATTATTGATGCCATAAATTTTAGTAAAGAACATTTTCACAAAGCCATGCACTCAATAGATGATAAGAGCCTTGCATTGATCAGGGAAAACCAAAATCGAGCAATAGATGGAATGTCAATGAATCGAATCAATGAAGAATTTAAAAATCTTGCAAGTATATGCTTATAG
- the pseI gene encoding pseudaminic acid synthase has protein sequence MKIADFEISGKSRTFIIAELSANHNGDKQIAIDTIRAAKKAGADAIKLQTYTPDTITIDCDNEYFQIQEGLWEGKTLYELYGEAYTPWEWHEELFQVAKEEGLICFSSPFDKSAVDFLEELNTPAYKIASFEIQDIPLIEYAASKGKPIIMSTGIAKKDDIKLAIDSCRNVGNEEIILLKCTSSYPAPIELANLKTMVDMKERFSVEVGLSDHTLGNTVPIVATSLGARIIEKHFILDKSIGGPDADFSLDLKEFSSMVKAVREVEKALGEVTYVLSEKVENNKKFARSLFAVKDIKKGEVITEENVRSIRPGYGMHPKHYDGIKGKRVATDIVKGEPISQMHLNQ, from the coding sequence ATGAAGATTGCAGATTTTGAAATTTCAGGAAAAAGCAGAACATTTATTATAGCTGAGCTTTCAGCGAATCACAATGGTGATAAGCAGATTGCAATTGATACTATCCGTGCGGCAAAAAAAGCTGGGGCGGATGCCATAAAGCTTCAAACCTATACTCCGGATACTATTACGATTGATTGCGATAACGAATACTTCCAGATACAAGAAGGGCTTTGGGAAGGTAAAACACTATACGAGCTTTACGGTGAAGCTTATACTCCTTGGGAATGGCATGAAGAATTATTCCAAGTGGCTAAAGAAGAGGGTTTAATATGTTTTTCTTCACCTTTCGATAAATCAGCCGTTGATTTTCTTGAAGAGCTAAATACGCCGGCGTATAAGATTGCTTCTTTTGAAATACAGGATATTCCGTTAATAGAATATGCTGCATCAAAGGGAAAACCTATCATTATGAGTACCGGAATTGCCAAAAAAGATGATATTAAACTTGCAATAGATAGCTGCCGGAATGTTGGTAACGAAGAAATTATTCTGCTAAAATGTACCTCTTCGTATCCGGCACCGATTGAATTGGCTAATCTGAAAACTATGGTCGATATGAAAGAACGATTTAGTGTTGAAGTGGGGCTTTCTGATCACACGCTTGGAAATACCGTTCCCATTGTGGCAACCAGTCTAGGAGCAAGAATCATCGAGAAACATTTTATTTTGGATAAATCAATTGGTGGTCCAGATGCGGACTTCTCCTTAGATCTGAAAGAATTTAGTTCCATGGTAAAAGCAGTAAGGGAAGTGGAAAAGGCATTAGGAGAAGTTACCTATGTACTTTCTGAAAAAGTTGAAAATAATAAAAAATTTGCTCGGTCCCTTTTTGCTGTTAAAGATATAAAGAAAGGAGAAGTGATTACTGAGGAAAATGTTAGATCGATTAGACCAGGGTATGGAATGCATCCTAAGCATTATGATGGAATAAAAGGTAAAAGAGTCGCAACAGATATTGTAAAGGGAGAGCCCATTAGCCAAATGCACCTTAATCAATGA
- a CDS encoding lipopolysaccharide biosynthesis protein yields MIKIFNALLKNGIVPFVGVKYASLGLSFIATLLIASKLAPFYFGIWGFILLIQQYLTYSNFGVNYSLNAILSTNFEKEDEYKRKLFHNTLFLTLFISLFVLLLWIGYYFWPTDIFGKYNFKEYSLYLLIFISFENLNQIFINVYRIYNKLLLVGLAQLFVALSKLIPVLLLDGEALIYGLLVFQIIFSSLSLVVFCWNSPLKLGLSFNLNTSSLLLKRGVSLLFYNISFYFILMTTKSLISALYSVEMYGEFSFSLKLASIAHLGMNTISFLFFPKFLNRLKKDRATSEILNNLDNIKNVYSTLYFIITLLLVALVPLIDLMFPDYKEIKRLMIVILLLNLGLSIKAGHNSLLISWGKEIAITVIGFVIIVLNMGLIFIIYYFVKDIYIVLLSTVVSGFLYSYLVIIWGERVLGEKRGIMNSKIFVKYGLPLIVTLSIAYLHSAFYVVPLFIYLILNRRNVMTVCKKCLSLLKNKEALSL; encoded by the coding sequence ATGATAAAGATTTTCAATGCATTACTAAAAAATGGAATAGTACCATTTGTAGGGGTTAAGTATGCTAGTTTGGGGCTAAGTTTTATAGCGACTCTACTAATAGCTTCAAAATTGGCGCCTTTTTATTTTGGCATATGGGGTTTTATTCTGTTGATACAGCAGTATTTAACCTATTCTAATTTTGGCGTTAATTATTCATTGAATGCGATATTATCTACCAATTTTGAAAAGGAAGATGAATATAAAAGAAAGTTATTCCACAATACGCTGTTTCTAACACTATTCATTTCTTTATTTGTTCTTCTATTGTGGATAGGGTACTATTTTTGGCCAACAGATATTTTTGGGAAATATAACTTCAAAGAATATTCATTATACCTATTAATATTTATTTCTTTTGAAAATCTTAATCAGATATTTATAAATGTCTATAGGATATATAATAAACTTTTACTGGTTGGTTTAGCCCAACTATTTGTAGCACTTTCCAAATTAATACCGGTCTTATTATTAGATGGAGAAGCTTTAATTTATGGTTTGTTGGTTTTTCAAATCATCTTTTCTTCTCTCTCATTAGTTGTTTTTTGCTGGAATTCTCCACTTAAACTTGGTCTTAGTTTTAATTTAAACACATCAAGTCTTCTGTTAAAGCGTGGCGTTAGCTTGTTATTCTATAACATTAGCTTTTATTTTATTTTAATGACCACTAAAAGCTTAATTAGTGCTCTTTATTCAGTAGAAATGTATGGGGAGTTTTCTTTCAGTCTGAAACTGGCCTCTATAGCACATCTAGGAATGAACACTATTTCATTCCTGTTTTTCCCGAAATTTTTAAATCGATTAAAAAAAGATAGGGCTACTTCTGAAATCCTAAATAACTTGGACAATATTAAAAATGTTTACTCAACGCTCTACTTTATTATTACTTTACTGTTGGTTGCTTTAGTTCCTTTAATAGATCTAATGTTTCCAGATTATAAAGAAATAAAGCGCTTAATGATTGTAATTTTATTACTGAATTTAGGACTTAGCATTAAGGCGGGGCATAATTCATTATTAATATCCTGGGGAAAAGAAATTGCTATTACAGTTATTGGTTTTGTTATTATTGTGTTAAATATGGGCTTGATTTTCATTATTTATTACTTTGTAAAAGATATTTACATAGTATTGCTCTCTACTGTCGTTTCAGGTTTTCTGTATAGTTATTTGGTAATAATTTGGGGAGAGCGGGTTTTAGGAGAGAAAAGAGGGATAATGAATTCAAAAATATTTGTAAAATACGGACTTCCACTAATAGTAACCTTATCGATCGCTTATTTGCACAGTGCATTTTATGTTGTTCCGCTATTTATTTATCTAATATTAAATAGAAGAAATGTGATGACAGTTTGCAAAAAATGTTTGTCTTTGTTAAAAAATAAAGAAGCTTTGTCACTATAA
- a CDS encoding methionyl-tRNA formyltransferase, which yields MLIGILTSGGLGYKVISEIINRIKKPEFIATDSNSEQIIEFSNQNEVLAFIGNPRGGKLVDFLKKNEIEVDLILSINYLFLLDEELIDSLPMAINLHGSLLPKYRGRTPHVWSIINGETKTGVTAHVIDTNCDTGDVVKQVEVPIEKDDTGATILKKFEKIYPELLFSVIEEAQSDDLKRVKQDNSKATFFGKRTPDDGLINWSWHKERIRNWVRAQANPYPGAFSLLNGERVIVDEVNYSDIGFSDTTKNGTILDVIENPIIKCPNGAVELTRVRNQDILKKFKSKMVLK from the coding sequence ATGCTTATAGGGATATTAACATCCGGCGGTCTGGGGTATAAGGTAATATCTGAGATAATAAATCGGATTAAGAAACCTGAGTTTATTGCCACTGATAGCAACTCTGAGCAAATTATTGAGTTTTCAAATCAAAACGAGGTATTGGCATTTATTGGCAACCCAAGAGGTGGGAAATTAGTCGATTTTCTGAAAAAGAATGAAATTGAAGTGGATCTAATTCTTTCGATTAATTACCTGTTTCTTTTGGATGAAGAGTTAATTGATTCTTTGCCGATGGCTATAAACCTGCATGGAAGCCTTCTTCCTAAATACAGGGGGCGCACTCCACATGTCTGGTCTATTATTAATGGGGAAACCAAAACCGGGGTAACAGCGCATGTAATTGATACTAATTGTGATACGGGTGATGTCGTAAAACAAGTAGAAGTTCCAATAGAAAAAGACGATACGGGTGCAACAATTCTGAAAAAGTTTGAGAAGATATACCCTGAGCTATTGTTTTCTGTTATAGAGGAGGCTCAATCAGATGATCTTAAAAGAGTCAAACAAGATAACAGTAAAGCCACTTTTTTTGGAAAGAGAACCCCGGATGACGGCTTGATTAACTGGAGTTGGCATAAAGAACGCATTCGCAATTGGGTACGGGCACAGGCTAATCCTTATCCAGGAGCATTTAGCCTGTTAAATGGAGAAAGGGTTATTGTAGACGAAGTAAATTATTCCGATATAGGATTTAGTGATACAACCAAAAACGGTACAATTTTAGATGTCATAGAAAATCCTATCATAAAATGTCCTAACGGGGCAGTTGAACTTACTCGAGTTAGGAACCAAGATATTTTGAAAAAATTTAAATCAAAGATGGTACTTAAGTAA
- a CDS encoding oligosaccharide repeat unit polymerase, with protein sequence MTAIGYIILPLVFISVYFIIEKGIKLNLAKFLGYSFVLSLTVQLFFNKIIPSLTVIAGTTVLLMLIIICAMKLMMNPSILSRNKYLIYIIAFFILISFYFLFSSLASPASLFSYIYEFRVLFIVYLYTAIIFAFSKREILNDAFLFKVLVWMFVFQVGIGVLQYSSLDISNLFKFNQWVHNGEIQGRIEDQANVKVLIGTFGHMHSYSAYLVMMTLFFVGSIKCKIIKGSWNYYLLICTSIIIILLTGIRTPVLSLIVGILMFYYLIEKKKFFLILIILVLVVPFVADLIVSSMGTSQLSSANDFDNPLLRVGSLFTSISGGARSEDYVFVTRGKDKINLILNAFIQSPLFGASKGYLLGHEFDSPTDYYLFLTVIEFGIIGFLLLLAPFLYVFQKLKQNKKIFPIVFSVFTSLIVSTLAHHTINNMPHIITFATIVAFLISKLNLKTYHFYDSSH encoded by the coding sequence ATGACAGCTATTGGATACATAATATTGCCGCTCGTTTTTATTTCAGTTTATTTTATTATAGAAAAAGGAATAAAATTAAACTTAGCCAAATTCTTGGGTTATTCTTTTGTTCTATCGTTAACAGTTCAGCTTTTCTTTAATAAAATTATCCCTTCTCTTACAGTAATTGCCGGTACTACAGTGCTGCTTATGCTTATCATAATCTGTGCTATGAAATTAATGATGAATCCTTCAATATTATCACGGAACAAATATCTTATATATATTATAGCATTCTTTATTCTTATCAGCTTTTATTTTCTGTTCTCTTCACTGGCATCTCCTGCTTCTCTCTTTAGCTATATTTACGAATTTCGAGTACTGTTTATAGTTTATCTATATACAGCTATAATTTTTGCATTTTCTAAAAGAGAAATTCTAAACGATGCTTTTTTATTTAAAGTTTTAGTATGGATGTTTGTTTTCCAGGTAGGTATAGGTGTATTGCAATATTCAAGTTTAGATATATCTAACTTATTTAAATTTAATCAGTGGGTACATAATGGAGAGATACAAGGAAGGATAGAGGATCAGGCTAACGTAAAAGTGTTAATAGGCACATTTGGTCACATGCATTCTTATAGTGCTTATTTAGTAATGATGACTTTATTCTTTGTTGGCTCAATAAAATGCAAGATTATAAAAGGATCATGGAATTATTACTTGTTAATTTGTACATCCATTATAATAATATTATTGACTGGTATAAGAACCCCTGTATTAAGTTTAATAGTTGGTATTTTGATGTTCTACTATTTAATAGAGAAAAAAAAATTCTTTTTAATACTAATTATTTTAGTCTTAGTTGTTCCATTTGTTGCTGATTTGATTGTATCCTCAATGGGTACTTCTCAATTGTCATCAGCAAATGATTTTGACAATCCTTTACTTAGAGTTGGATCATTGTTTACATCAATTTCGGGTGGTGCAAGAAGTGAAGATTATGTATTTGTTACACGAGGCAAAGATAAAATAAATCTAATATTAAATGCATTTATTCAATCTCCATTATTTGGCGCTTCAAAAGGATATTTACTGGGTCATGAATTTGATTCTCCCACAGATTATTATTTATTCTTAACAGTAATAGAATTTGGCATCATAGGCTTTTTATTATTATTAGCCCCATTTTTATATGTATTTCAAAAGCTAAAGCAGAATAAGAAAATATTTCCAATAGTATTTTCTGTATTTACAAGTTTAATAGTTAGTACTTTAGCCCATCATACTATTAATAATATGCCCCATATTATTACATTTGCTACAATCGTAGCTTTTCTTATTTCTAAATTGAATTTGAAAACTTATCATTTTTATGACAGTTCTCATTAA